In the Devosia sp. SL43 genome, one interval contains:
- a CDS encoding Gfo/Idh/MocA family protein, giving the protein MAKRKIAIIGVGKIAVDQHLPVIDASSDFELAATVSTRGVGHNGKPVFKTPGALYAAMPDVSLVSICTPPGIRHQYVREALDAGKDVMLEKPPTTTISELDDLVAHGKKTGRVLYQTWHSQFNPAVDRTKDILAAEGVASARIDWRESVRKWHPGQDWVWEVGGFGVCDPGINALSIFTKVMPFPVFVEASKLTFPANRQTPVDVEITFKSGEAHKPKLSAGFNWLEESGEIWTIRFETGKGNVILLEGGGRSLTVNGELVIKHGDGEYAAMYERFARLLDRHESDVDAAPLRLMSDVFLMGARVNGPDFEW; this is encoded by the coding sequence ATGGCCAAGCGCAAGATCGCCATTATCGGCGTGGGCAAGATCGCGGTGGATCAGCATCTGCCGGTTATCGACGCGTCCAGCGATTTCGAGCTGGCAGCGACGGTGTCGACGCGCGGTGTCGGGCACAATGGCAAGCCGGTGTTCAAGACGCCGGGCGCGCTTTATGCCGCCATGCCTGACGTCTCGCTGGTCTCGATCTGCACCCCGCCAGGCATCCGCCATCAATATGTCCGCGAGGCGCTCGACGCCGGCAAGGATGTGATGCTGGAAAAGCCACCCACCACCACGATATCAGAATTGGACGACCTAGTGGCGCACGGCAAGAAGACAGGGCGGGTACTCTACCAGACCTGGCACAGTCAGTTTAATCCGGCCGTCGATCGCACCAAGGACATCCTGGCAGCGGAAGGCGTCGCTTCGGCGCGCATCGATTGGCGCGAAAGCGTGCGCAAGTGGCATCCGGGCCAGGACTGGGTGTGGGAAGTCGGCGGCTTCGGCGTCTGCGATCCCGGCATCAATGCCCTGTCGATCTTCACCAAGGTCATGCCATTCCCCGTCTTCGTTGAGGCGAGCAAGCTGACTTTCCCGGCCAACCGACAGACGCCGGTGGATGTCGAAATCACCTTCAAGTCGGGCGAGGCGCACAAGCCGAAACTATCGGCAGGCTTCAATTGGCTCGAAGAGTCCGGCGAAATCTGGACCATCCGCTTCGAGACCGGCAAGGGCAATGTGATCCTGCTCGAAGGCGGCGGTCGCAGTCTGACGGTCAATGGCGAGCTGGTGATCAAGCACGGCGATGGCGAATATGCCGCGATGTATGAGCGGTTTGCGCGTTTGCTGGATCGGCACGAGAGCGACGTCGATGCCGCGCCGCTGCGGTTGATGAGCGACGTGTTCCTGATGGGTGCGCGGGTGAATGGGCCGGATTTTGAGTGGTAG
- a CDS encoding aldo/keto reductase, with protein MDRRPLGRSELVIEPLVLGGNVFGWTVDETKGFEILDAYVEAGFTAIDTAEGYPNWVPGNPPGMSETIIGKWMKARGNRQSLHIITKVNSAKTPGGLSADAIRAGIEASLERLQTDYIDLYFSHWPDAETSHEETLGAYDPLVRSGKVRVIGASNYTAQMVKEANETAVIKSLPRYEVLQPRYNLYDRAEFDALRDVAIEDEIGTIVYFSLAAGFLTGKYRSKADFGKSPRGGGVEKYLDAKGERILAALDTVAAANDATPAEVSLAWLVAQPGVTAPIASATSVDQVKSLARGVRLKLSDDDLQVLTDAGK; from the coding sequence ATGGACCGCCGCCCGCTCGGACGCAGTGAACTTGTCATCGAACCCCTGGTGCTTGGCGGCAACGTCTTTGGCTGGACGGTCGACGAGACCAAAGGCTTCGAGATTCTCGACGCCTATGTCGAAGCCGGCTTCACCGCTATCGACACGGCCGAGGGCTATCCCAACTGGGTGCCGGGCAACCCGCCTGGCATGAGCGAAACCATCATCGGCAAGTGGATGAAGGCGCGTGGCAATCGCCAGTCGCTGCATATCATCACCAAGGTCAACTCGGCCAAGACGCCGGGCGGCCTCAGCGCGGATGCCATCCGCGCCGGCATCGAGGCCTCGCTCGAGCGCCTCCAGACCGACTATATCGACCTCTATTTCAGCCACTGGCCCGATGCCGAAACCAGCCACGAGGAAACCCTGGGCGCCTACGATCCGCTGGTGCGCTCGGGCAAGGTGCGCGTCATCGGTGCGTCGAACTACACTGCGCAGATGGTCAAGGAGGCCAACGAGACGGCGGTGATCAAGTCGCTGCCGCGCTACGAGGTGCTGCAGCCGCGCTACAACCTCTATGATCGCGCCGAATTCGATGCTTTGCGCGACGTGGCGATCGAGGATGAGATCGGCACCATCGTCTATTTCAGCCTCGCGGCAGGCTTCCTGACCGGCAAGTACCGCTCCAAGGCAGATTTCGGCAAGTCGCCGCGCGGCGGCGGAGTCGAGAAATATCTCGACGCCAAGGGCGAGCGCATTCTGGCGGCGCTCGACACGGTCGCTGCGGCCAATGATGCAACACCGGCCGAAGTGTCGCTGGCCTGGCTGGTGGCGCAACCCGGCGTCACGGCACCAATCGCCTCGGCGACATCGGTGGATCAGGTGAAAAGCCTGGCCCGGGGTGTGCGGCTCAAGCTGTCGGACGATGACTTGCAGGTGCTGACGGACGCGGGGAAGTAA
- a CDS encoding VOC family protein — MSLSIATITLLVADYDDAIAFYCDTVGFDLIADNDMGGGKRWVVVAPPGRSGAQMLLAKVDGEAQRAAMGNQGGGRVMFFLNTTSFAKDHAALVGRGVKFLEEPRHEAYGSVAVFEDLYGNKWDLIEPKG; from the coding sequence ATGAGTTTATCCATTGCCACCATTACCCTGCTCGTCGCCGATTATGACGACGCCATCGCCTTTTACTGCGACACGGTGGGGTTCGACCTCATCGCTGACAATGACATGGGCGGCGGCAAGCGCTGGGTCGTCGTCGCCCCGCCGGGCCGCTCGGGCGCTCAGATGCTGCTGGCCAAAGTCGATGGCGAGGCACAGCGCGCCGCAATGGGCAACCAGGGTGGTGGGCGGGTGATGTTCTTCCTCAACACCACCAGCTTTGCCAAGGATCACGCTGCCCTGGTCGGACGCGGGGTCAAGTTCCTCGAAGAACCACGCCACGAGGCCTATGGCTCGGTCGCCGTGTTCGAAGACCTCTATGGAAACAAATGGGATCTGATCGAACCCAAGGGCTGA
- a CDS encoding ABC transporter substrate-binding protein, producing MKLMKTLLAATAMLALAAGAAQAKQLIYCSEASPAHFDPGPLTGGNDFDASSHTIYNRLVEFAPGTTEVIPALAESWEISEDGKEYTFKLRPGVKFHTQPYFTPTRDLTADDIIFSFERQWKEDNAWHAYLEGMTWDYFQGMDMPKYLASIEKVDDLTVKFVLTEPNAPMLANLAMDFASIVSKEYADQLEASGDMAAFSTQPVGTGPFQFTDYQLDTVIRYTAFADYWEGKQPIDDLIFAITTDASVRAQRLIAGECDIMPYPAPADIETLKADANLSVMEQEGLNIGYISYNTTEPPFDNPDVRKALTMAIDKAAIIEAVYQGAGQDAKNLIPPTMWSYDDATAADVYDPEAAKAALEAAGVTGLTTDLWAIPVSRPYNPNGQRVAELIQADWAAIGVTANIVTYEWTEYRERGKQPDRKGPFMIGWTGDNGDPDNFFATLFSCSAIGVSNYSAWCNEDFEAAIQAAKTTADQAERAALYTTAQEIFKAEEPAITLAHSRVFMPMKKTVLNYAMSPLGNHSFKGVDVAE from the coding sequence ATGAAATTGATGAAAACGCTGCTCGCAGCGACCGCCATGCTGGCGCTCGCGGCTGGCGCGGCCCAGGCCAAGCAGCTGATTTATTGCTCGGAAGCTTCGCCCGCCCACTTCGATCCCGGTCCGCTGACCGGCGGCAACGACTTCGATGCGTCGTCGCACACGATCTATAACCGCCTCGTCGAGTTTGCTCCGGGCACCACCGAAGTCATTCCCGCGCTGGCCGAAAGCTGGGAAATCTCGGAAGACGGCAAGGAATACACCTTCAAGCTCCGCCCCGGCGTCAAGTTCCACACTCAGCCCTACTTCACCCCCACTCGCGACCTGACGGCAGATGACATCATCTTCTCGTTCGAGCGCCAGTGGAAGGAAGACAATGCCTGGCATGCCTATCTCGAAGGCATGACCTGGGACTACTTCCAGGGCATGGACATGCCCAAATACCTCGCTTCGATCGAAAAGGTCGACGACCTGACCGTCAAGTTCGTGCTCACCGAACCGAACGCGCCGATGCTGGCGAACCTGGCGATGGACTTTGCCTCGATCGTCTCCAAGGAATATGCCGACCAGCTCGAAGCTTCGGGCGACATGGCGGCCTTCTCGACCCAGCCGGTCGGCACGGGCCCGTTCCAGTTCACCGACTACCAGCTCGACACCGTCATCCGCTACACCGCGTTCGCCGACTACTGGGAAGGCAAGCAGCCGATCGACGACCTGATCTTCGCCATCACCACCGATGCCTCGGTGCGCGCCCAGCGCCTGATCGCCGGCGAATGCGATATCATGCCCTACCCGGCGCCGGCTGACATCGAGACCCTCAAGGCCGATGCCAACCTCAGCGTCATGGAGCAGGAAGGCCTGAATATCGGCTACATCTCCTACAACACGACGGAGCCGCCGTTCGACAATCCGGACGTGCGCAAGGCCCTGACCATGGCGATCGACAAGGCCGCCATCATCGAAGCTGTGTATCAGGGTGCTGGCCAGGACGCCAAGAACCTGATCCCGCCGACGATGTGGTCCTATGACGATGCGACGGCCGCCGACGTCTACGATCCGGAAGCCGCCAAGGCCGCTCTCGAAGCTGCTGGCGTGACGGGCCTGACCACCGACCTGTGGGCCATTCCCGTATCGCGCCCCTACAATCCGAACGGCCAGCGCGTTGCCGAACTCATCCAGGCCGACTGGGCCGCGATTGGCGTCACCGCCAACATCGTGACCTACGAATGGACCGAATATCGCGAGCGCGGCAAGCAGCCCGACCGCAAGGGCCCATTCATGATCGGCTGGACCGGCGACAATGGTGATCCGGACAACTTCTTCGCCACGCTGTTCTCGTGCTCGGCGATCGGTGTCTCGAACTACTCGGCCTGGTGCAACGAAGACTTCGAAGCGGCCATCCAGGCTGCCAAGACGACCGCCGACCAGGCAGAACGCGCTGCGCTCTACACCACGGCTCAGGAAATCTTCAAGGCCGAAGAGCCTGCGATCACCCTGGCTCATAGCCGCGTGTTCATGCCGATGAAGAAGACCGTGCTCAACTACGCCATGAGCCCACTCGGCAATCACAGCTTCAAGGGCGTGGACGTCGCCGAGTAA
- a CDS encoding ABC transporter permease subunit: MLNYVLRRIALIVPTIIGISICAFAFVRVLPGDPILAMAGQHGVTPERYEILREQFGYNLPIWQQYFNYLGSVLQGDFGISLATKRPVITEFLTLFPATIELSLTAMFLAVLIGIPAGIFAAVKRGSWFDQATMGVALTGYSMPIFWWGLLLIIFFSGYLGWTPVSGRIALSFFLKPITGFMLIDTLLYGNWPAFVSALRHLILPAIVLGTIPLAVIARQTRSAMLEVLGEDYVRTARAKGLSPRRVVNVHALRNALIPVITTIGLQVGLLLGGAILTETIFTWPGIGKWMIDSIFKRDYVVVQSGLLIIALIVMAVNLAVDLLYAFINPRIRVQ; the protein is encoded by the coding sequence ATGCTCAACTACGTTCTGCGCAGAATTGCGCTTATCGTGCCAACGATCATCGGCATTTCCATCTGCGCCTTCGCCTTCGTGCGCGTGCTGCCGGGCGACCCGATCCTCGCCATGGCCGGCCAGCACGGCGTGACGCCCGAGCGCTACGAAATCCTGCGGGAACAGTTTGGCTATAACCTGCCTATCTGGCAGCAGTATTTCAATTATCTGGGCAGCGTGCTGCAGGGCGATTTCGGCATTTCGCTCGCCACCAAGCGCCCTGTCATCACCGAATTTCTGACGCTGTTCCCCGCCACGATCGAGCTCAGCCTCACCGCGATGTTCCTGGCCGTGCTCATCGGCATTCCCGCCGGCATCTTCGCCGCGGTCAAGCGCGGCTCCTGGTTCGACCAGGCCACGATGGGCGTGGCGCTGACCGGCTATTCGATGCCGATCTTCTGGTGGGGCCTGCTGCTGATCATCTTCTTTTCCGGCTATCTCGGCTGGACCCCGGTTTCGGGCCGCATCGCGCTGTCCTTCTTCCTCAAGCCGATCACCGGCTTCATGCTGATCGACACGCTGCTCTATGGCAACTGGCCGGCCTTCGTCTCCGCTTTGCGCCATCTCATCCTGCCGGCAATCGTTCTGGGCACCATCCCGCTCGCGGTGATCGCCCGGCAAACCCGTTCGGCCATGCTCGAAGTGCTGGGCGAGGACTATGTGCGCACAGCCCGTGCCAAGGGCCTTTCGCCCCGCCGCGTGGTCAACGTGCATGCCCTGCGCAATGCGCTGATCCCCGTCATCACCACGATTGGCCTGCAGGTCGGCCTGCTGTTGGGCGGCGCCATTCTCACCGAGACCATCTTCACCTGGCCGGGCATCGGCAAGTGGATGATCGATTCCATCTTCAAGCGCGATTACGTGGTGGTGCAGTCCGGCCTGTTGATCATCGCCCTCATCGTCATGGCGGTGAACCTGGCCGTCGATCTGCTCTACGCCTTCATCAATCCGCGCATTCGGGTACAATAA
- a CDS encoding ABC transporter permease subunit, producing the protein MAPTTEPVAAAKPASGLREFWYYFSVNRGAVIGLTVFALLVLTAIFAPFIAPYSPDIQYRDALLKPPIWDAGSDPRFLLGTDPVGRDMLSRLIHGARYSLFIGFFVVIGALFVGVILGVLAGYFRGWVDVVIMRVMDIILAFPSLLLALVLVAILGPGLFNAMIAIAIVLQPHFARLVRAAVMAEKNREYVTAARLSGASHIRLMLITILPNCLGPIIVQATLSFSNAILDAAALGFLGMGAQPPTPEWGTMLATAREFILKAPWVVTFPGLAILITVLAINLIGDGLRDALDPKLKRS; encoded by the coding sequence ATGGCTCCCACCACAGAACCCGTTGCCGCAGCCAAGCCCGCCTCGGGCCTGCGCGAATTCTGGTACTATTTCTCGGTCAACCGCGGCGCGGTGATCGGGCTCACCGTCTTCGCGCTGCTGGTGCTGACGGCGATCTTTGCGCCGTTCATCGCGCCCTATTCGCCAGACATCCAGTATCGCGACGCCTTGCTCAAGCCGCCCATCTGGGACGCTGGCAGCGATCCGCGCTTCCTCCTGGGCACCGATCCAGTTGGCCGCGACATGCTGAGCCGCCTCATTCATGGCGCGCGCTATTCCCTGTTCATCGGCTTCTTCGTGGTGATTGGCGCCCTGTTCGTCGGCGTCATCCTGGGCGTGCTGGCGGGCTATTTCCGTGGCTGGGTCGACGTCGTGATCATGCGCGTCATGGACATCATCCTGGCCTTTCCGTCTCTGCTGCTGGCCTTGGTGCTGGTGGCGATCCTCGGGCCGGGCCTGTTCAATGCCATGATTGCCATCGCCATCGTGCTGCAGCCCCATTTCGCCCGGCTGGTGCGTGCTGCTGTCATGGCCGAGAAGAACCGGGAATATGTGACGGCAGCCAGGCTCTCCGGCGCCAGCCATATCCGGCTTATGCTCATCACCATCCTGCCCAATTGCCTGGGCCCCATCATCGTGCAGGCGACGCTGAGCTTCTCCAATGCCATCCTCGATGCGGCGGCGCTCGGTTTCCTGGGCATGGGCGCGCAGCCGCCGACCCCCGAATGGGGCACCATGCTGGCCACGGCGCGCGAGTTCATCCTCAAGGCGCCATGGGTGGTGACCTTTCCCGGTCTTGCCATTCTCATAACGGTGCTTGCCATCAACCTCATCGGCGACGGCCTGCGCGACGCCCTCGATCCCAAGCTCAAGAGGAGCTGA
- a CDS encoding ABC transporter ATP-binding protein: MPLLDIKNLTVSFDTSIGLFKAVDGIDVSVDSREVLAIVGESGSGKSVAMLAVMGLLPATATVTADKMEFEGIDLLKMSPHEKRQIIGKDIAMIFQEPVASLNPCFTVGFQLEEVLGKHLGLHGRAARDRAVELLNLVGIKDGAERLGAFPHQMSGGQCQRVMIAMAISCNPKLLIADEPTTALDVTIQRQILDLLVRLQAEHGMGLIMITHDMGVVAETADRVIVQYKGHKMEEADVLSLFESPKSNYTRALLSALPENAVGDRLPTVSDFVFEPAPGV; encoded by the coding sequence ATGCCCCTGCTTGATATCAAGAACCTGACCGTTTCATTCGACACCTCCATCGGCCTGTTCAAGGCCGTCGATGGCATCGACGTGTCCGTCGACAGCCGCGAAGTGCTGGCCATTGTCGGCGAAAGTGGCTCGGGCAAGTCCGTGGCCATGCTGGCAGTGATGGGGCTGTTGCCCGCCACGGCCACCGTGACCGCCGACAAGATGGAGTTCGAGGGCATCGACCTGCTCAAGATGAGCCCGCATGAGAAGCGGCAGATCATCGGCAAGGACATTGCCATGATCTTCCAGGAGCCGGTCGCCAGCCTCAATCCCTGTTTCACCGTCGGTTTCCAGCTCGAAGAAGTGCTGGGCAAGCATCTGGGTCTGCATGGCCGCGCGGCACGCGACCGGGCTGTGGAACTGCTCAATCTGGTCGGGATCAAGGATGGCGCCGAACGGCTCGGCGCCTTCCCGCATCAGATGAGTGGCGGGCAATGTCAGCGCGTGATGATCGCCATGGCGATCTCGTGCAATCCAAAGCTCCTGATTGCCGACGAGCCGACGACCGCGCTCGACGTGACCATCCAGCGGCAGATCCTCGATCTCCTGGTTCGTCTTCAGGCCGAACACGGCATGGGTCTGATCATGATCACCCATGACATGGGTGTCGTCGCCGAGACCGCCGATCGTGTGATCGTGCAGTACAAGGGGCACAAGATGGAGGAGGCCGACGTGCTGTCCCTCTTCGAAAGCCCCAAATCCAACTACACGCGGGCGCTGCTATCGGCTCTGCCGGAAAACGCGGTGGGCGATCGCCTGCCGACAGTGTCCGACTTCGTGTTCGAACCGGCGCCGGGAGTTTGA
- a CDS encoding ABC transporter ATP-binding protein produces MATPVLEVRNLTRDYVSSGGFLRPAKMVHAVKSVNFTLEKGKTLAVVGESGCGKSTLARMITLIDPQTSGEILIDGISASAAHVTRELRQKVQIVFQNPYGSLNPRQKIGDVLAEPLLLNTSMPAAERRDKAMAMLTKVGLGPEHFNRYPHMFSGGQRQRIAIARALMLNPSFLVLDEPVSALDLSVQAQILNLLKDLQDEFGLTYVFISHDLSVVRYIADEVMVMYFGDVVEHGTREEVFGNPQHAYTRTLFAATPKSDVASIKARLAKKAALAG; encoded by the coding sequence ATGGCCACTCCCGTCCTCGAAGTGCGCAACCTGACGCGCGACTACGTATCGTCAGGCGGTTTCCTGCGGCCCGCCAAGATGGTGCATGCCGTCAAGAGCGTGAACTTCACGCTTGAGAAGGGTAAGACCCTTGCCGTGGTTGGCGAAAGCGGATGCGGCAAGTCGACCCTGGCGCGCATGATCACGCTGATCGACCCGCAGACCTCGGGCGAAATCCTGATCGATGGCATCTCGGCCAGCGCCGCACACGTGACGCGCGAACTGCGCCAGAAGGTCCAGATCGTGTTCCAGAACCCCTATGGCTCGCTCAATCCGCGCCAGAAGATCGGCGACGTGCTGGCCGAGCCGCTGCTGCTCAATACATCCATGCCGGCCGCCGAGCGGCGCGACAAGGCCATGGCCATGCTGACCAAGGTCGGCTTGGGCCCCGAGCACTTCAATCGCTACCCGCACATGTTCTCGGGTGGCCAGCGCCAGCGCATCGCCATTGCGCGAGCCTTGATGCTCAATCCGAGTTTCCTCGTCCTCGACGAACCGGTCTCGGCGCTGGATCTCTCGGTGCAGGCGCAGATTCTCAACCTGCTCAAGGATCTGCAGGACGAGTTCGGGCTGACCTATGTGTTCATCAGCCACGACCTTTCGGTGGTGCGCTACATCGCCGATGAGGTGATGGTGATGTATTTCGGCGACGTGGTTGAGCACGGCACGCGCGAGGAGGTGTTCGGCAATCCGCAACACGCCTATACGCGGACATTGTTTGCCGCGACGCCCAAGTCGGATGTGGCGAGCATCAAGGCGCGGTTGGCGAAGAAGGCAGCGTTGGCGGGGTAA
- a CDS encoding Gfo/Idh/MocA family protein encodes MTTKPFGLAVIGAGMGAKPHALALQSLKESIEVVGVYRRNRSELDQFCATYGFPTAESYEALLADPRVEAVLVLTTPNAREAIVAAAAKAGKHVLMEKPVERTLAAAERIVATCDTAGVTLGIIFQHRFRRASKILAQMVAEERFGPLEAVHLVVPWWRPQAGYYDQPGRGTVEQDGGGVLITQAIHSLDLMLSLCGEVSAVTAMAKTTRLHQMETEDFVSAGLEFANGAVGAVMATTASFPGGPESLTLNFARASATLTAGNLTIRTMDGQTITEGEASQGGGGADPMAFPFDWHAAQIADFADAVCEGRAPVSTGYTALRVHRLIDAMMRSANEGRRVVVG; translated from the coding sequence ATGACCACCAAACCTTTCGGGCTGGCCGTGATCGGCGCCGGCATGGGTGCCAAGCCGCATGCGCTGGCATTGCAATCACTCAAGGAGAGCATCGAGGTGGTCGGCGTCTATCGGCGCAACCGTAGCGAGCTCGACCAGTTCTGCGCCACCTACGGCTTTCCCACCGCCGAGAGCTACGAGGCCCTGCTCGCCGATCCGCGGGTCGAAGCGGTCCTTGTGCTCACCACGCCCAACGCCCGCGAGGCTATCGTCGCGGCAGCCGCAAAGGCAGGTAAGCACGTGCTGATGGAAAAGCCGGTCGAGCGCACCCTCGCCGCCGCCGAGCGCATCGTCGCCACGTGCGACACTGCAGGTGTCACGCTCGGCATCATCTTCCAGCACCGCTTCCGCCGTGCGTCGAAAATCCTGGCGCAGATGGTCGCCGAAGAACGCTTCGGCCCACTCGAAGCGGTGCACCTGGTCGTCCCCTGGTGGCGCCCGCAGGCGGGCTATTACGACCAGCCCGGCCGCGGCACCGTCGAGCAGGATGGTGGCGGTGTGCTCATCACCCAGGCCATCCACTCGCTCGACCTGATGCTGAGCCTGTGCGGCGAGGTCAGCGCCGTGACCGCCATGGCCAAGACCACGCGGCTGCACCAGATGGAGACCGAGGACTTCGTCAGCGCTGGTCTCGAATTCGCCAATGGCGCGGTGGGCGCGGTGATGGCGACCACTGCCAGCTTCCCTGGTGGCCCGGAAAGCCTGACGCTCAACTTCGCCAGGGCCAGCGCGACGCTGACCGCAGGCAACCTGACCATCCGCACCATGGACGGCCAGACCATCACCGAAGGCGAAGCCAGCCAGGGCGGCGGCGGCGCCGATCCGATGGCGTTTCCGTTCGACTGGCACGCAGCACAGATCGCCGATTTCGCAGATGCGGTGTGTGAGGGGCGCGCGCCGGTGTCGACCGGGTATACGGCTTTGCGGGTGCATCGGCTGATCGATGCGATGATGCGGTCGGCCAATGAGGGACGGCGGGTGGTGGTGGGCTAG